The Chloroflexus aggregans DSM 9485 genome segment ACACTGATCGCTACCGGTTTTGATGTCAACCGCAATAGCAACGTGCAACGCACTCGTTCGTACCCGACGGCAGCGACAAGTACTGGCCAAGCGACGGGCCAGATCGGTGGGCCGTCGGCGCAGCGGCCTAAGCAGCCGACACCGCCGCCGACGCAGCCACCGGTGCAACCGGTGCGTCCGGCCATTTCAAACGATGATCTCGACATCCCGCCTTTCTTGCGTGGGCGCGACCGTAATCGGCAACGGTAAAAAATGCACGGTACGAACCGGCGGCAAGGATGGTACATACGTCGGTCACAGGGGGTAGGGGCACGGCATCGTCGCGCGGGTGTGGGACAAAGACGCGGGGGCACGGCATCGTCGCGCGGTAGGGGCACGGCATGCCGTGTCCCTACATATGGGTCGGTGGTGCCGGGGCACGGTATCCGCCGTGCGGGTGTGGGGCGGTGGTGCCGGGGCACGGCATCGTCGCGCGGGTGTGGGACAAAGACGCGGGGGCACGGCATCGTCGCGCGGTAGGGGCACGGCATGCCGTGTCCCTACATATGGGTCGGTGGTGCCGGGGCACGGTATCCGCCGTGCGGGTGTGGGGCGGTGGTGCCGGGGCACGGCATCGCCGTGGGTGTTGTGGGGCGGTAGCGTCGGGGCACGGTATCCGCCGTGCGGGTGTGTCGATGACGTAGGGGCACGGTATCGTCGCGCGGTAGGGGCACGGCATCGTCGCGCGGGTGTGGGACAAAGACGCGGGGGTATGGCATCGTCGCGCGGTAGGGGCACGGCATCGTCGTGCGGGTGTGGGGCGGTGGTGCCGGGGCACGGCATCGCCGTGGGTGTGTGGGGCGGTGGTGCCGGGGCACGGCATTGCCGTGCGGGTGTGGGGCGGTGGTGCCGGGTTACGGCATCGCCGTGGGCGTGTGGGGCGGTGGTGCCGGGGCACGGTATCCGCCGTGCGGGTGTGTCGATGACGTAGGGGCACGGTATCGTCGCGCGGTAGGGGCACGGCATCGTCGCGCGGGTGTGGGGCGGTGGGGCCGGGGGCACGGCATTGCCGTGCGGGTGTGGGGCGGTGGTGCCGGGGCACGGTATCCGCCGTGCGGGTGTGTCGATGACGTAGGGGCACGGTATCGTCGCGCGGTAGGGGCACGGCATGCCGTGTCCCTACATATGGGTCGGTGGTGCCGGGGCACGGTATCGTCGTGCGGGTGTGGGGCGGTGGTGCCGGGGTACGGCATCGCCGTGGGTGTGTGGGGCGGTGGTGCCGGGGCACGGCATCGCCGTGCGGGTGTGGGGCGGTAGCGTCGGGGCACGGTATCCGCCGTGCGGGTGTGTCGATGATGTAGGGGCATGGCATCGTCGCGCGGTAGGGGCACGGCATGCCGTGCCCCTACATATGGGGCGGTGGTGCCGGGGGTACGGTATCGTCGTGCGGGTGTGGGGCGGTGGTGCCGGGGCACGGCATTGCCGTGCGGGTGTGGGGCGGTGGTGCCGGGGCACGGCATCGCCGTGGGTGTGTGGGGCGGTGGTGCCGGGGCACGGCATTGCCGTGCGGGTGTGGGGCGGTGGTGCCGGGGTACGGCATCGCCGTGGGCGTGTGGGGCGGTGGTGCCGGGGCACGGCATCGCCGTGGGTGTGTGGGGCGGTGGTGCCGGGGGCACGGCATCGTCGCGCGGGTGTGGGGCGGTGGTGCCGGGGCACGGCATCGCCGTGCGGGTGTGGGGCGGTGGTGCCGGGGCACGGCATCGCCGTGCGGGTGTGGGGCGGTGGTGCCGGGGGCACGGTATCCGCCGTGCCCCTACTTATCGCGCAACGTAAACCCTAGCATCAACGCCAAATCGCGCACCGTCGCCTGAGCCGTGCTGACATCACGGCCCTCGGCGGCAGCATCGATGATCATGCCGGCCATCGCATGCAACGACGCCAACGCAGCCGGTGTATCGAGATCGTCATTCATTGACGTGATGACATCAGAACGGCCACGGCTCACATCGAGCGGGCTATGGGTGCCACCGGTCAGGCTCAGTGCGTGACGGAGGTCGGCAGCGTACTGTTCGTAGCGAGCGACCGCTTCGCGTCGGTAATCGAAATCTTCCCGATAATGCTCGCTCAGCAAATACCACCGGAGCGCATCGGGATGATGCATCTGCAACGCATCACGGGCGAAGACCAAATTGCCCAACGATTTACTCATCTTCTCACCATCGAGCCAGACTAAGCCCACGTGCATCCAGATACGGGCAAACGGTCGCTTGCCAGTGGCCGATTCGCTCTGTGCAATTTCACACGAATGGTGCGGAAAGATCAGATCGGCACCACCACCGTGAATATCGATCTGTTCACCGAGGTAGCGGATCGACATAGCGCTACACTCAATATGCCAACCGGGTCGCCCCAAGCCCCATGGGCTTTCCCACTTGGGTTCGTCGGGGTTGCCCCGTTGCCAAAGCACGAAATCGAGCGGATCGCGCTTGTTGGGGTCATGTGGGTTATTGCCCCGCTGATTAGCAATCGAAAGCAGCTCGGCATAACCCATACGCGCCATGCGGCCAAAGTCAGGATCGGTTTGGATACTGAAATACACGTTGCCGTCAACTACATACGCATGACCGAGTTCGACCAGTCGCTCGATAATGGGGATCATGATCGCAACTTCTTCACTCACCCGCGGAGCGAAGGTTGGCGGCAAAATATTGAGGTCGGCACAGTCGGCTCGCAATTGAGCAATTTGTCGTTCGGCCAGTTCGTACCAGTTCACCCCATCACGACGGGCACGCTCGAAGAGAGGGTCATCTACGTCGGTGATATTCTGACAGTACGTCACCGTTGCGCCCTGCCGGCGTAAGTAGCGGACCAGTACGTCGAAGACGATGAAGGTGCGAGCATGGCCCATATGGGTGGTATCGTAGGGAGTAACCCCGCACACGTACAGTGTGACCGGGCGGTCGGTGGGCGGCGAGAATGGTTCCCGGATGCGGGAGAGAGTACTAAACAGTTGCATACCTACGTGTCCTTAACTGATACGCTCAGGCATAACATTCGTAATGCCTGCTCTTATGGTATCACCAATTATCATTTCGGCGAAATAATGACCAGGCACATGGATAGCAACCAGGACACCGGGATTGCCGACCGATAGGAGCGTCTAGTGTAGTTCCGCCGTCTACGGTGTGGCAATAGGTACCCTGGCAGCAATCTCAGGCGCCACCTCAAGCACAGTAGCCGACATCCATCCGGTTTGACCGTCGGGTAAGCGGACGATGTACCAGTTGGCCCGTTGGCCTTCGAGAAGAACTTCGGTATCAACCGGAACCACGGTCACAATCGGAAAGGAGGTACCGGGGCCACTGCGCATGTTCGCCGTGGTAGCGGCTCGCCCGATAAATTGGGCAGTAGTCGGTGTGGCAGTTGCCGATGGTCCCAGAATAATCGTCACCGGTGAGCGGGTAGGTTGCGGTGTGACCGGGGTCACACTTGGGAGGCGGGGTAGCGTTGGGAAGGGGCTTGGGGAAGGGGGCAACGCGGCACTGAAATCGAGGCAAGCGGTGAGCATAGCGGCACAGCTTAACCATACGCAACACCAAAGCGTGAGCGTCTGCGGTTTCATAGGCAATTCCTTGTCAAGCGACGTATCCTACCTGTATCATACCAAATCGGGATAGCAGCGGCGGGTTGGTACCGCCTGCTCTGGTCTCGACGGCTGAAAAACGGTAAAGCGCCTATGCAACAAGCATAGGCGCTTCTTGTTTGGTCGGGGCGAGTGGATTTGAACCACCGACCTCCGCGACCCGAACGCGGCGCTCTACCAGGCTGAGCCACGCCCCGTCGAAGAACGGTGTTGTCGGGTGGTGCCGAAGGTGGGACTTGAACCCACACGGGGGTTGATCCCCAGCGGTTTTTGAGACCGCCGCGTCTGCCATTCCGCCACTTCGGCGCGACAGAGCAGATTATAGCAGCGATTGCGTCGTTCGTCAAGGCATCGGTGATTGGCGTGCGATCGATGCCGGTGCAGAATAAGTGTGCCCCATGTAACAGTGGTATAATTGGCGTAGCACAACGTACATCACGGACGACAATGGTCATGTTTGATCGGTTGGCTGACAACCTGACGGTATGCGGGCAGAACGATTCGTATACCATCCTCAACCTGATCGGGCGAGGTGGCATGGGTGCGGTCTATCGCGTGCGCCGGGCCAGTGATGGTAGCATTTGGGCGCTGAAGGAGATGCGACCTGCCGGTGAGGTGACTGCCGAAGAGTTGGCTGAAGCGCGCCAGCTCTTCCTGCAAGAGGCTGAATTGCTGCGTTCGCTCTCTTTCCCCAACTTGCCGGTCGTGATCGATCTGTTCGAGTATGAAGGTCGTCCGACGATGATCATGGAGTTTGTGCCGGGCAAGACGCTTGAGGCAATGATTCGCGAGGCGAATGCACCGATGCTCGAACAGCAAGTGATCGGCTATGGGATCCAACTCTGTCGCGTATTACACTATCTGCATACCCGTCAGCCGCCGATTATCTATCGCGATCTCAAGCCGGCCAATGTGATCGTTACCCCCGATGGCGTGCTCAAGTTAGTCGATTTTGGGGTAGCCCGTAAGCACAAAGTCGGTAAATCGAAAGATACCATTGCAATGGGGTCGGCTGGGTATGCGCCACCCGAACAGTACGGCAAAGGGCAGACCGATGCTCGCTCGGATATTTATGCGCTCGGGGCGACGATGCTGCATTTGCTGACGGCGATGCCGCCGGTGCCGTTGCAGCCGCCGCGGAAGGGTGAAATTATGCGGATCAACCGTTCGGTTACACCGGAGACCGAGGCAATTATTATCCGTGCGATGAACCTTGAGCGCGAGAAGCGGTTTGCGACTTGTGCCGAACTTGAGCAAGCGTTGCATAAACGGCTGAAGTCGCCGTTTGTCGATCCTACCCTACACATGGCACCGTTGCCGCCGATCAAACCACCGGGAGCAGAGCAGGTTCCGGTGGCGGTGCCATTGCCGCCATCCGCACCGCAACCACCGGTTGGGCTGGTGTGTGAGCGATGTGGCCGGCTGAACAAAGTACAGGCGCGATTTTGTGCCGGTTGCGGTGCCCCTCTTCACCAGGGCGCACCGGTGGTTGGTACCGAAAGACCGACTGTGCCATCGGCACGACTGATCGTGCGTTCGCCTTATCGCACGTGGGAGGTAAAACTCGATCATAAGCTAGTACGGATCGGTCGGCGCGATCCGCGTCAAGCCCATTTCCCCGAATTAGATTTGGCAGAACACGACCGTGGTATCGCCTCGCGCTTGCACGCTATCATCGAGCGACGGGGTGATCAGTATACGCTGACCGATCAGCAGAGTACCAACGGCACTCAGATTAACGGGAAGTTGATCCCGCCGCGAGTGCCGCAACCACTCAAGTCGGGTGATCTGATTAAGATCGGTGATGTAGAGATGGAGTTTCGGTGGAACTGAAAGCTCTGATTCTGCGTGCTCCCGGTATCAACCGTGATACCGATGCGGCACTGGCGTGTGAGTTGGCCGGTGCCCGCCCTGAACGGATCCACGTTAATCGCTTGGCCGAAGGATCGATTCGCCTGGCGGATTATGCCTTGCTCGTCATTCCCGGTGGTTTTTCGTATGGCGATCATCTGGGGGCAGGGCATTTGTTGGCGGTTGACCTTATTCATCGCCTCGGTGAAGAACTCGAACGCTTTGTAGCCGATGGTCGCCCGGTGATCGGCATCTGTAATGGTTTTCAAGTATTGGTCAAGGCCGGCCTGTTACCCGGCCCGCCACGTCAATCGCCGCAGGTGACGTTAACAACCAACGAGTCTGGTCAGTTTGAGTGCCGTTGGGTGCATCTTGAGCCGGTACCTACCAGTCGCTGCCTGTTCACGCGCGGTATTGAGCAACCGATAGAGGTGCCGGTGGCGCACGGTGAAGGTCGGAT includes the following:
- the cysS gene encoding cysteine--tRNA ligase; this translates as MQLFSTLSRIREPFSPPTDRPVTLYVCGVTPYDTTHMGHARTFIVFDVLVRYLRRQGATVTYCQNITDVDDPLFERARRDGVNWYELAERQIAQLRADCADLNILPPTFAPRVSEEVAIMIPIIERLVELGHAYVVDGNVYFSIQTDPDFGRMARMGYAELLSIANQRGNNPHDPNKRDPLDFVLWQRGNPDEPKWESPWGLGRPGWHIECSAMSIRYLGEQIDIHGGGADLIFPHHSCEIAQSESATGKRPFARIWMHVGLVWLDGEKMSKSLGNLVFARDALQMHHPDALRWYLLSEHYREDFDYRREAVARYEQYAADLRHALSLTGGTHSPLDVSRGRSDVITSMNDDLDTPAALASLHAMAGMIIDAAAEGRDVSTAQATVRDLALMLGFTLRDK
- a CDS encoding SH3 domain-containing protein; the encoded protein is MKPQTLTLWCCVWLSCAAMLTACLDFSAALPPSPSPFPTLPRLPSVTPVTPQPTRSPVTIILGPSATATPTTAQFIGRAATTANMRSGPGTSFPIVTVVPVDTEVLLEGQRANWYIVRLPDGQTGWMSATVLEVAPEIAARVPIATP
- the purQ gene encoding phosphoribosylformylglycinamidine synthase I, producing the protein MELKALILRAPGINRDTDAALACELAGARPERIHVNRLAEGSIRLADYALLVIPGGFSYGDHLGAGHLLAVDLIHRLGEELERFVADGRPVIGICNGFQVLVKAGLLPGPPRQSPQVTLTTNESGQFECRWVHLEPVPTSRCLFTRGIEQPIEVPVAHGEGRIAVRDEATLAELEANGLVALRYLGEEYPANPNGSPHRIAGLCNAQGNVLGLMPHPENAVLPHQHPRWTREPVRREGDGLQIFRNAVRYAASL
- a CDS encoding serine/threonine protein kinase; this translates as MVMFDRLADNLTVCGQNDSYTILNLIGRGGMGAVYRVRRASDGSIWALKEMRPAGEVTAEELAEARQLFLQEAELLRSLSFPNLPVVIDLFEYEGRPTMIMEFVPGKTLEAMIREANAPMLEQQVIGYGIQLCRVLHYLHTRQPPIIYRDLKPANVIVTPDGVLKLVDFGVARKHKVGKSKDTIAMGSAGYAPPEQYGKGQTDARSDIYALGATMLHLLTAMPPVPLQPPRKGEIMRINRSVTPETEAIIIRAMNLEREKRFATCAELEQALHKRLKSPFVDPTLHMAPLPPIKPPGAEQVPVAVPLPPSAPQPPVGLVCERCGRLNKVQARFCAGCGAPLHQGAPVVGTERPTVPSARLIVRSPYRTWEVKLDHKLVRIGRRDPRQAHFPELDLAEHDRGIASRLHAIIERRGDQYTLTDQQSTNGTQINGKLIPPRVPQPLKSGDLIKIGDVEMEFRWN